A genome region from Manihot esculenta cultivar AM560-2 chromosome 5, M.esculenta_v8, whole genome shotgun sequence includes the following:
- the LOC110615028 gene encoding uncharacterized protein LOC110615028: protein MHANTDSEVTSLAPSSPTRSPRRPVYYVQSPSRDSHDGEKTATSLHSTPVLSPMGSPPHSHSSIGRHSRESSSSRFSGSLKPGSRKISPNDGSRGAQRKGQKQWKECAVIEEEGLLENEEREKGIPRRCYFLAFVLGFFVLFTMFSLILWGASKPQKPKITMKSITFEHFTIQAGSDSTGVATDMITVNSTVKMIYRNTGTFFGVHVTSTPVDLTFSEITIASGSLKKFYQSRKSQRSVAISVMSNKIPLYGSGASLSSSTGTTTLPVPLKLNFVVRSRAYVLGKLVKPKFNKRIECDVTFDLKKLNVPISLKKSCTYN, encoded by the exons ATGCATGCCAATACGGATTCTGAAGTCACCAGTCTCGCACCATCTTCTCCCACAAGATCTCCCCGTCGTCCAGTGTACTATGTTCAGAGCCCGTCACGGGACTCTCACGATGGAGAAAAAACAGCCACGTCGTTGCATTCCACGCCGGTGCTTAGTCCCATGGGATCTCCACCACATTCTCACTCCTCTATTGGCCGCCACTCTCGTGAGTCTTCCTCCAGCAGATTTTCTGGGTCGTTGAAACCTGGATCCCGCAAAATCTCTCCCAACGATGGATCTAGGGGTGCTCAGAGAAAAGGACAGAAACAATGGAAAGAGTGTGCAGTGATTGAAGAAGAAGGGCTTCTGGAAAATGAAGAGCGTGAAAAGGGTATTCCTCGTCGCTGCTATTTCCTTGCTTTTGTTCTAGGTTTCTTCGTTCTCTTCACTATGTTCTCTTTAATTCTCTGGGGCGCCAGCAAGCCACAGAAGCCCAAAATCACAATGAAG AGTATAACGTTTGAACATTTCACAATTCAAGCGGGCTCAGATTCCACAGGAGTGGCAACTGATATGATCACTGTAAACTCCACAGTGAAGATGATTTATCGCAACACAGGAACATTTTTCGGAGTCCATGTAACATCCACACCTGTAGATCTTACCTTTTCGGAAATCACCATAGCCTCAGGAAGT CTGAAGAAATTTTACCAATCAAGAAAGAGCCAAAGATCAGTTGCAATATCTGTAATGAGCAACAAAATCCCTCTGTATGGAAGTGGAGCAAGTCTGAGCAGTTCAACGGGGACGACTACACTCCCTGTGCCTCTAAAACTGAACTTCGTCGTGAGATCAAGAGCTTACGTTTTGGGAAAACTGGTTAAGCCAAAATTCAACAAAAGAATTGAATGTGATGTTACTTTTGATTTAAAGAAGCTCAATGTCCCAATCTCGCTCAAGAAATCTTGCACATACAATTGA